One Clostridium novyi NT genomic window carries:
- a CDS encoding dicarboxylate/amino acid:cation symporter produces the protein MKKTKKISLAVKILLALGLGILFGVIANIFFPKEINDSLSKWVLSPLGEMFLRSIKMLVVPLVLCSLICGVASIGDVKKLGRVGVKTIIYFLFTTAFAIVLAMIVANFMNPGMGTGISLASQATSAVKTSKPPFIMDMFVNMIPTNPIDAMVKGDMLQIIVFAILFGVCITLIGEKAKPLSNIISQINEVLLKMINVIMLAAPVGVFALISKVIVFQGINALIPLLKYLITVSVALALQIIIVYAPSLKFLGGVNPITFLKKFWPVMLVAFSTSSSNASIPMSLKTCEEKMGASKGIASFTIPLGATVNMDGTSIMQGVGTIFIAQLVGVNLSMHQMLMVVLTATLASIGTAGVPGAGVVMLSMVLEQVGLPLEGIALVLSVDRIVDMLRTVVNVTGNAATTIIMSNSEKELDLEVYNSK, from the coding sequence ATGAAAAAAACTAAAAAGATATCTTTAGCTGTAAAGATACTTTTGGCTTTAGGATTGGGAATATTATTTGGAGTAATTGCAAATATATTTTTCCCAAAGGAAATCAATGATAGCTTAAGTAAGTGGGTGCTATCTCCACTAGGTGAGATGTTTTTAAGATCAATAAAAATGTTAGTAGTACCGCTTGTTTTATGTTCTTTAATATGTGGTGTTGCTAGTATTGGAGATGTTAAAAAGTTAGGTAGAGTTGGAGTAAAGACCATAATATATTTTCTTTTCACTACAGCTTTTGCAATAGTTTTAGCGATGATAGTTGCAAACTTTATGAACCCTGGAATGGGGACAGGCATAAGTTTAGCTTCTCAAGCAACTTCAGCAGTTAAGACAAGTAAACCGCCATTTATAATGGATATGTTTGTAAACATGATTCCTACTAATCCAATAGATGCTATGGTAAAAGGAGATATGTTACAAATAATAGTATTTGCTATTTTATTTGGGGTATGTATTACATTAATAGGGGAAAAAGCAAAGCCTCTTTCTAATATAATATCTCAAATAAATGAAGTATTATTAAAAATGATCAATGTTATTATGCTTGCTGCACCAGTTGGTGTATTTGCATTAATATCAAAGGTTATTGTTTTCCAAGGTATAAATGCATTAATTCCATTACTAAAATATCTTATTACAGTTTCGGTAGCATTAGCACTTCAAATTATAATAGTGTATGCACCTTCACTTAAATTCTTAGGTGGAGTAAATCCGATAACTTTCTTAAAGAAATTTTGGCCGGTTATGTTAGTTGCATTTAGTACATCTAGTAGTAATGCATCTATTCCAATGAGTTTAAAAACTTGTGAAGAAAAGATGGGTGCATCAAAAGGAATTGCAAGTTTTACAATTCCATTAGGTGCTACAGTTAATATGGATGGTACTTCTATAATGCAAGGGGTAGGAACTATATTCATAGCTCAATTAGTTGGAGTTAATCTATCAATGCATCAAATGCTAATGGTAGTTTTAACAGCTACACTAGCATCTATAGGAACAGCTGGAGTGCCAGGAGCAGGAGTAGTAATGTTATCTATGGTGCTTGAACAAGTTGGACTTCCACTTGAAGGAATAGCCCTAGTATTAAGTGTAGATAGAATAGTAGATATGCTAAGAACTGTAGTTAATGTTACAGGAAATGCAGCAACTACAATAATAATGAGTAATTCAGAAAAAGAATTGGATTTAGAAGTTTATAATAGTAAATAA
- a CDS encoding xanthine phosphoribosyltransferase: protein MELLKKRILEDGNVFGEDVLKVDSFLNHQIDVKLLNEIGKEFKRRFENKEITKILTIEASGIGIACIAAQYFNVPVVFAKKHQGSNMDENTYESEVFSFTKNKSYKVRVSKKYINTEDKVLIIDDFLANGNAACGLIDIVREANGEVQGVGIVIEKGFQNGRKTIENKGVTVESLAIVESMKNGKVIFKN from the coding sequence ATGGAATTATTAAAAAAAAGAATTTTAGAAGATGGGAATGTATTTGGAGAAGATGTATTAAAGGTAGATAGCTTTTTAAATCATCAGATAGATGTCAAGTTATTAAATGAAATAGGGAAAGAGTTTAAGAGAAGATTTGAAAATAAGGAGATAACAAAAATACTTACAATAGAAGCATCTGGAATAGGAATAGCGTGTATAGCAGCTCAATATTTTAATGTTCCTGTTGTATTTGCAAAAAAACATCAAGGAAGTAATATGGACGAGAATACTTATGAATCAGAAGTTTTTTCTTTTACAAAAAATAAATCTTATAAGGTTAGGGTATCTAAAAAATATATAAATACTGAAGATAAAGTTTTAATTATAGATGATTTTTTAGCTAATGGAAATGCAGCTTGTGGTCTTATAGACATAGTAAGAGAAGCAAACGGAGAGGTACAAGGTGTGGGTATTGTAATAGAAAAAGGATTCCAAAATGGACGAAAAACTATAGAGAATAAAGGTGTAACTGTAGAATCTTTAGCTATAGTGGAATCCATGAAAAATGGTAAGGTTATTTTTAAAAATTAA